In one window of Oncorhynchus kisutch isolate 150728-3 linkage group LG16, Okis_V2, whole genome shotgun sequence DNA:
- the LOC109906594 gene encoding uncharacterized protein LOC109906594: protein MPNTQGTGGAGSPRVQRYRPASEFDNATLAQKREYWRTKKREQRAKLSEVKKERSKATNRGSKSLDSNAVHKTITSMGLNSGASCSIAGSAPPLLNSDGSYQTYVGGAPVVLLKGKGSAVSYNQNHSVEEGGQNYSSANQKESWFQRIKLNKVLPQFPMSSAGPGKGAMVCKMAVNSYPTGGAVIGTVTSAKPNGVLLNSGSFVPPVRVAVRASGSAPRQPQSGMTILNGSSTVVSSEQHLTTQSVSRPDAMTKTQVTVSVQPRSLTTNITTGMAIVTTQSAPMLAHKPGVRPRGMKVTPLGGKKSAVVAAQEVRSINDTSATLETEEERAAKRRENWRIKKREQRAKQAARLSKASKRITNMEVSLQKVELLPNVDVERPQSALSGQGQRQCVSRVSAPFISAGRLLKNARAVASFAVKRESEDSILAKLTTVDANEQTVQLRAENLQEAKATMQTGITSNIIGYKPAGEPSRRLPGPVQFANVNRVMVRCRTPRQRFIETQRNFLGQRKMRKSPYHAKALTTYNAPRDDSKETPEQRAAQMREYWRVKKREQRAKLSGEVRAKMKERDALMQRVKRYQSILEDMRKDRAAGCNTLPQPTENRPTHTSASEIIGGFIMEDGTVTNNIPQIDLTTEAKETGDEIGNSSGMPVNNLFTNTHRQHQLLPKPTGDAFSNVVLSHQTQDNPPPPLIRSAQFQVSCPPVGLSIMNPPRLVSIRPRTEFRSTPKNLLNLHTVFQPQSHITLTHPQNIQNTFPGVPTAMPKPASCVMQMAVKASTASAVLNLDPKLTEEESMAKKREYWRVKKREQRAARAIRLRQGVQVRGNAASQKRRNQRLARLANPNVNTSVSHTHTIKPLSNTSLPMPPQGNQIKKERESISTHAPCPPLEQPLCVDIKLSQSPPHPEPPDLALSADSQATTLLAVASMKKLLEESLSTVADCKTEQPDCITGQLPCKSEPQACSSEENAVQIEVKPNLPLLTMEDEEKASISGDLLSEVKGWQVDADAPPPCQGTIRPLSSHPKDSPLSSPCAKTLSFSASPLNRSKPPSHTPTQSCSHKAASGEPPLPVPRRAQRLRVKKAGHHHCCSPEPPKLHHQPPQLQPPCQLQNQHQRQQHQKHPQQQQQRQQHHHAPGVTDQNVTLQKKREYWRMMKRQQRARKARQGGGGLRQGDYSRRLALKAAQAPNLHIVKTLTQRPVQRGGSFSLQAAPMLKPQPSPLLQPISPPDSGPQASLSMVTNIPTLLVVSPTTSNMGQPSDTLQLRPPVNCTSISNSSIGHTGSPQTSHSFSTAFLPVGGGVTVPPLGEGKKGGLLLVESQQEAATGSSPDSPRVRKWRLQVQEISDADASPIATLTPPPNPLTSIKLLPIHPPSQTSTFTPTQTPFKCQGAQIPQSGNLQNVGLPTMQGLTRSPIYISSMGPPKPVPGESEEETLRKKREYWRVKKKEQRARKAMRDRELTEKRASVNWRPILPSSQPQHLLQGLDTQEQNPEQWVNTSEDSELHLSTSTETDMGYFPDQSHTEPIEEESELLFPDGDHNDNYNGPISDAVWRNCYLMDYDPLNQLLVCMVCGELQYSHSLEGVRAHIEEAHPDTLSLVPPERRHILEAWDEQVSRRELFFTSQLQQHSGGMGGDSANLPAEVEVMVDTEDSSYLKNSKSSKTTNRL from the exons ATGCCAAACACCCAGGGAACCGGAGGGGCTGGCAGCCCACGGGTTCAGCGCTACCGTCCGGCCTCGGAGTTTGACAACGCCACCCTCGCCCAGAAGAGAGAGTACTGGAGGACTAAGAAACGAGAGCAGAGGGCTAAGTTGTCAGAGGTCAAGAAGGAGAGGTCAAAAGCAACAAACAGAGGAAGTAAATCGTTGGACAGTAATGCAGTCCATAAAACCATAACCTCAATGGGGTTGAATTCTGGTGCCTCTTGTTCAATAGCAGGGTCTGCCCCCCCTTTGTTGAATAGTGATGGTTCCTACCAAACTTATGTCGGCGGTGCACCTGTAGTCTTATTGAAGGGAAAGGGCTCTGCTGTCTCCTATAATCAGAACCATAGTGTTGAGGAAGGGGGCCAAAACTATTCCTCAGCAAACCAAAAGGAGAGTTGGTTCCAGAGGATAAAACTCAACAAAGTCTTGCCTCAGTTCCCAATGTCCAGTGCAGGACCAGGAAAAGGTGCAATGGTCTGCAAGATGGCAGTGAACAGTTATCCAACAGGGGGCGCTGTGATTGGAACAGTTACCTCAGCCAAACCCAATGGAGTGCTTCTCAACAGTGGCTCCTTTGTGCCTCCGGTAAGAGTGGCGGTGAGAGCCTCAGGCTCTGCACCTCGCCAACCACAGAGCGGAATGACTATTCTCAATGGCAGCTCTACTGTAGTGTCATCTGAGCAGCATCTGACCACCCAGAGTGTATCAAGGCCCGATGCAATGACAAAGACGCAAGTTACAGTGTCTGTTCAGCCTAGATCGCTAACCACTAACATTACCACAGGGATGGCCATCGTGACCACTCAATCTGCCCCTATGCTCGCTCACAAACCAGGGGTTAGGCCTAGAGGGATGAAAGTAACACCGCTAGGCGGGAAAAAGAGTGCAGTGGTCGCGGCCCAAGAAGTTAGAAGCATCAACGACACATCAGCTACACTGGAGACTGAGGAGGAGCGAGCCGCCAAGCGCAGAGAGAATTGGCGCATCAAGAAAAGAGAACAGCGAGCGAAGCAAGCGGCTAGGTTAAGCAAGGCCAGCAAAAGAATCACTAACATGGAGGTATCGTTGCAGAAAGTAGAACTGTTACCAAACGTGGACGTTGAACGTCCCCAGTCCGCTTTGAGTGGACAGGGCCAGAGGCAGTGTGTTAGTAGGGTCAGTGCCCCGTTCATCTCAGCCGGACGGCTGCTGAAGAACGCCAGAGCAGTGGCTAGCTTTGCTGTCAAAAGGGAGTCTGAGGATTCAATCCTGGCTAAGCTAACCACAGTCGACGCTAATGAACAGACCGTTCAGCTAAGAGCAGAGAATCTGCAGGAGGCTAAAGCAACAATGCAGACTGGTATCACATCTAATATCATTGGTTATAAACCAGCAGGGGAACCAAGCAGAAGGCTCCCTGGTCCAGTGCAGTTTGCCAACGTTAACCGAGTTATGGTCCGTTGTAGGACTCCGAGACAGAGGTTCATTGAAACCCAAAGGAATTTCCTGGGTCAGAGAAAGATGAGGAAGTCCCCCTATCATGCCAAAGCCTTAACAACCTACAACGCACCACGAGATGACTCAAAGGAGACCCCCGAGCAGAGGGCGGCCCAGATGCGGGAATACTGGCGCGTCAAGAAGCGGGAGCAGCGAGCCAAGCTTTCTGGCGAAGTCCGAGCTAAGATGAAGGAGAGGGATGCTCTGATGCAAAGAGTCAAGCGTTACCAGAGCATCCTGGAGGATATGAGGAAGGACAGAGCAGCGGGCTGCAACACCCTGCCACAACCAACAGAAAATAGGCCTACTCACACCAGCGCCTCAGAGATCATTGGAGGTTTCATCATGGAGGATGGCACAGTGACCAATAACATTCCTCAAATTGATCTCACTACAGAAGCAAAAGAGACTGGGGATGAAATTGGGAACAGTAGTGGGATGCCTGTTAATAATTTATTTACCAACACACACCGCCAACACCAGCTGCTTCCCAAACCTACTGGTGATGCCTTTAGTAATGTGGTGTTAAGTCATCAAACACAGGACAACCCACCACCTCCTCTAATCCGTTCTGCTCAGTTTCAAGTCTCTTGCCCTCCTGTCGGCCTGTCGATCATGAATCCTCCCAGGTTGGTTTCAATCAGACCGAGGACTGAATTTCGCAGCACACCGAAAAACCTCTTGAATTTACACACAGTCTTCCAGCCCCAGAGTCATATCACCCTCACACACCCTCAAAACATCCAAAACACCTTTCCTGGTGTGCCTACAGCAATGCCAAAGCCGGCTAGCTGTGTCATGCAGATGGCTGTCAAAGCTTCTACAGCATCAGCAGTGCTTAACTTGGACCCAAAGCTAACAGAGGAGGAAAGTATGGCTAAGAAGAGGGAGTACTGGAGGGTAAAGAAACGAGAGCAGAGGGCAGCCCGCGCCATCCGCCTAAGGCAAGGAGTTCAAGTTCGGGGAAATGCTGCCTCACAGAAGAGGCGGAACCAAAGGTTAGCGCGATTAGCCAATCCCAATGTCAACACCTctgtcagccacacacacactatcaagcCTCTCTCAAACACCAGTCTGCCCATGCCTCCACAGGGAAACcaaataaaaaaagaaagagaatCAATCTCAACACATGCTCCATGTCCTCCACTGGAACAACCCCTCTGTGTTGATATCAAACTGTCCCAGTCTCCACCACATCCAGAGCCACCAGACCTAGCCTTGAGTGCTGACAGCCAGGCCACCACTCTCCTGGCAGTGGCCTCTATGAAGAAGCTTCTGGAGGAATCTCTCAGCACTGTGGCTGACTGTAAAACGGAACAGCCTGACTGTATTACAGGACAGCTGCCTTGTAAAAGTGAACCCCAGGCTTGTTCCTCCGAGGAGAATGCCGTCCAGATTGAGGTCAAGCCAAATCTACCTCTGCTCACCATGGAAGACGAGGAGAAAGCCTCCATATCTGGTGACCTATTGTCGGAGGTCAAAGGGTGGCAGGTGGATGCTGACGCCCCACCACCATGTCAGGGGACCATTCGTCCACTGAGTTCTCATCCTAAGGACTCTCCCCTATCCAGTCCTTGTGCTAAAACCCTCTCTTTCTCAGCTTCCCCTCTCAATCGGTCCAAACCCccctctcacacacccacacaatctTGCTCCCATAAGGCAGCTTCCGGAGAACCACCCCTCCCTGTCCCTCGTAGAGCCCAGAGGttgcgtgtcaaaaaagcagGCCACCACCACTGCTGCTCCCCAGAACCTCCGAAGCTACATCACCAGCCACCACAACTACAACCACCTTGCCAACTTCAAAATCAACACCAGCGTCAGCAACATCAAAAACACccccaacaacagcagcagcgcCAGCAACATCACCACGCCCCGGGGGTGACAGACCAGAATGTGACTCTGCAGAAGAAGAGGGAGTACTGGAGGATGATGAAGAGGCAGCAGAGAGCCAGGAAGGCTCGGCAGGGAGGAGGGGGGCTGAGGCAGGGGGACTACAGCAGACGACTAGCCCTCAAAGCAGCACAG GCTCCGAATCTCCATATTGTCAAGACTCTGACACAGAGGCCAGTGCAGAGAGGCGGGAGCTTCAGTCTACAAGCCGCACCAATGCTCAAACCCCAGCCCTCCCCCCTTCTCCAGCCTATATCTCCCCCTGACTCTGGACCTCAGGCAAGCCTCAGCATGGTCACCAACATCCCTACACTTCTGGTTGTGAGCCCCACCACCTCCAACATGGGACAGCCATCTGATACACTACAGCTCAGACCTCCGGTCAACTGTACCAGTATTTCCAATTCATCCATTGGCCACACAGGGTCCCCCCAGACATCTCACAGCTTCAGTACCGCATTTCTCCCTGTAGGAGGCGGTGTCACTGTCCCTCCATTGGGTGAGGGGAAGAAAGGCGGGCTGCTATTGGTGGAGAGCCAACAGGAAGCGGCCACGGGGTCCAGCCCTGACTCGCCACGTGTTAGAAAATGGCGATTGCAAGTGCAGGAAATCTCAGACGCAGACGCCTCACCCATCGCTACTCTCACACCTCCGCCCAACCCTCTGACTAGCATCAAGCTCTTACCAATTCATCCTCCCAGTCAAACGTCCACGTTCACACCAACACAGACTCCTTTCAAATGTCAAGGTGCTCAGATTCCTCAAAGTGGGAATTTACAAAATGTAGGATTGCCTACAATGCAGGGGCTCACTAGAAGCCCCATCTACATAAGCTCCATGGGTCCGCCCAAGCCAGTACCGGGGGAGTCTGAAGAGGAGACtctgaggaagaagagggagtaCTGGAGAGTGAAGAAGAAGGAACAGAGAGCTAGGAAGGCCATGAGGGACAGGGAGCTGACTGAGAAGAGGGCTTCGGTCAACTGGAGGCCCATCCTCCCCAGCAGTCAGCCTCAACACCTGCTGCAGGGGCTGGATACACAG GAACAGAATCCTGAGCAGTGGGTCAACACCTCGGAGGACTCTGAACTACATCTAAG TACttccacagagacagacatgggCTACTTTCCTGACCAAAGCCATACGGAACCTATAGAAG AGGAATCAGAGCTCCTTTTCCCAGACGGTGATCATAACGACAACTACAACGGCCCCATCTCAGATGCTGTGTGGAGGAACTGCTACCTCATGGACTACGACCCCCTGAACCAGCTGCTGGTGTGCATGGTGTGCGGGGAGCTCCAGTACTCCCACAGCCTGGAGGGGGTGAGGGCCCACATCGAGGAGGCCCACCCGGACACCCTGAGCCTGGTGCCCCCGGAGCGCCGGCACATCCTGGAGGCCtgggacgagcaggtgtccaggAGAGAACTTTTCTTCACCAGCCAGCTGCAGCAGCACAGCGGTGGGATGGGAG GGGACAGTGCCAACCTCCCAGCAGAAGTAGAAGTAATGGTTGATACAGAGGACTCGTCATACCTGAAGAACAGCAAGAGCTCCAAAACCACCAACAGACTCTGA
- the LOC109906595 gene encoding evolutionarily conserved signaling intermediate in Toll pathway, mitochondrial: protein MNCARCLLRLQSVGFLAPSVRAAVQHAALLQPATALSQITAHNTCGQALRRFHGSPGCYKSQPVPTDPGEEHEDRIKKDKSLITHDDLFERVAREAKTKATFNRVVDVFSKRDIRRRGHVEFIYAALKKMPEFGVERDLTVYNKLLDVFPKEVFVPRNFIQRMFNHYPRQQECGVQLLEQMENYGIMPNVESKVLIVQIFGDKSHPMRKYQRIMYWFPKFKHANPFPVPLQLPEDPVDLARLSLNRIANDLDAKVTVYQMPCTDISESGEEITFPHVVGIQSPDQMELLAKHNPNRPVFVEGPFPLWLRKICVYYYILRADPLPPEEKVEESYDPERCFDYPLQLDLDLDRDMGDDDSFDVEDVDEGPVFAMCMTSQGDQATLNQWISGLQETNPTLGRVPTLFRLEAGPRELQGVADPGPGYREEGEEEAETDIVVEEEHQCSQGVKQ from the exons ATGAACTGTGCCCGCTGTCTACTACGGCTCCAGAGTGTAGGGTTCCTGGCCCCCTCTGTCAGAGCAGCTGTCCAGCATGCTGCCCTGCTTCAGCCAGCCACAGCACTGTCCCAAATAACAGCACACAACACATGTGGTCAG GCACTCAGGCGTTTCCATGGCAGCCCTGGATGTTATAAGAGCCAGCCTGTACCCACAGACCCTGGTGAAGAGCATGAGGATAGAATAAAGAAGGACAAGTCACTGATCACTCACGATGACCTGTTTGAGAGGGTGGCCAGGGAGGCCAAGACTAAGGCTACCTTCAACAGAGTGGTGGATGTCTTCAGTAAGAGGGACATACGGCGTCGGGGTCACGTAGAGTTCATATACGCTGCCTTGAAGAAGATGCCCGAGTTTGGTGTGGAACGGGACCTTACAGTCTACAACAAGCTGTTGGATGTCTTTCCCAAGGAGGTGTTTGTCCCCAGGAATTTTATCCAGCGCATGTTCAACCACTACCCCCGACAGCAGGAGTGTGGGGTGCAACTGCTGGAACAGATGGAGAACTATG GTATCATGCCAAATGTCGAAAGTAAGGTCCTGATCGTCCAGATCTTCGGGGACAAGAGCCACCCGATGAGGAAGTACCAGCGCATCATGTACTGGTTCCCCAAGTTCAAGCACGCCAACCCCTTCCCCGTCCCCCTGCAGCTCCCCGAGGATCCTGTAGATCTGGCCCGGCTCAGTCTCAACCGCATCGCCAACGACCTGGACGCTAAGGTCACCGTCTACCAGATGCCCTGCACCGACATCTctgagtcaggagaggagatcaCCTTCCCACACGTCGTAG GGATCCAGAGCCCAGACCAGATGGAGCTGCTGGCTAAACATAACCCCAACAGGCCTGTGTTTGTGGAGGGCCCCTTCCCCCTGTGGCTGAGGAAGATCTGTGTCTACTACTACATACTCAGGGCTGACCCACTGCCCCCCGAGGAGAAG GTGGAGGAGTCTTACGACCCTGAGAGGTGTTTCGACTACCCTCTCCAGCTGGACCTGGACTTGGACCGGGACATGGGGGACGACGACAGCTTTGACGTGGAAGACG TGGACGAAGGGCCGGTGTTTGCCATGTGTATGACGAGCCAGGGGGATCAGGCCACCCTGAACCAATGGATCTCAGGCCTGCAGGAGACCAACCCCACCCTGGGCCGCGTCCCTACCCTGTTCCGCCTGGAGGCCGGCCCCAGGGAGCTCCAGGGAGTGGCAGACCCAGGACCCGGGTACAGGGAAGAGGgcgaagaggaggcagagacggATATTGTCGTGGAGGAGGAGCATCAGTGTAGCCAGGGAGTGAAGCAGTGA